A window from Leptothermofonsia sichuanensis E412 encodes these proteins:
- a CDS encoding type IV pilus twitching motility protein PilT: MELMIEDLMEQLIEMGGSDLHLTAGLPPYFRISGHLQPIGDQALTAEECQRLIFSMLNNTQRKNLEQNWELDCSYGVRGLARFRVNVYKDRGTYAACLRALSSKIPNFDKLGLPDVVREMSEKPRGLILVTGPTGSGKTTTLAAMIDLINRTRAEHILTIEDPIEFVYEPIKSLVHQRQLGEDTKSFANALRAALREDPDIILVGEMRDLETISLAISAAETGHLVFATLHTSSAAQTVDRMIDVFPAERQTQVRVQLSNSLVAVFSQTLVPKKNPKPGEYGRVMAQEIMIVTPAISNLIREGKTAQIYSAIQTGGKLGMQTLEKVLSDQYKAGLITFESAMSKTSRPDELQRLIGGSPAGAAQAGMAARH, translated from the coding sequence ATGGAGTTAATGATCGAAGACCTGATGGAGCAGCTAATCGAAATGGGAGGCTCCGACCTGCACCTGACAGCAGGACTTCCTCCGTACTTCCGAATCAGTGGTCACCTGCAACCAATCGGCGATCAGGCACTCACGGCTGAAGAATGCCAGAGACTTATTTTCAGTATGCTGAACAACACTCAGCGCAAAAATCTGGAACAAAACTGGGAACTGGACTGCTCCTATGGTGTCAGAGGATTAGCCCGGTTCCGCGTCAACGTTTATAAAGACCGGGGTACCTACGCCGCCTGTCTGCGAGCACTCAGTTCCAAAATTCCCAACTTTGACAAGCTGGGGCTTCCAGATGTTGTGCGGGAAATGTCCGAAAAGCCAAGAGGATTGATTCTGGTAACTGGACCGACCGGCTCAGGAAAAACCACCACGCTGGCGGCCATGATTGACTTGATCAATCGCACGCGAGCAGAGCACATCCTTACCATTGAAGACCCGATTGAGTTTGTTTATGAGCCGATCAAGAGTCTGGTCCACCAGCGCCAACTGGGAGAAGATACCAAGAGCTTTGCAAATGCGCTGAGAGCCGCGCTGCGGGAAGATCCAGACATTATTCTGGTGGGTGAGATGCGTGACCTGGAAACCATCTCGCTGGCAATTTCTGCAGCGGAAACAGGACACCTCGTCTTTGCCACTCTGCACACCAGTTCAGCGGCTCAGACCGTTGACCGGATGATTGATGTGTTCCCGGCTGAGCGGCAAACCCAGGTGAGGGTTCAGCTTTCCAACTCGCTGGTAGCCGTCTTCAGCCAGACACTGGTTCCCAAGAAAAATCCGAAACCAGGTGAGTACGGTCGGGTCATGGCTCAGGAAATCATGATTGTAACCCCTGCTATTTCTAACTTAATTCGGGAAGGTAAAACAGCTCAAATTTACTCTGCCATTCAGACGGGGGGTAAGTTAGGGATGCAGACGCTGGAAAAAGTTCTGTCCGATCAGTACAAAGCTGGATTGATTACCTTTGAATCAGCCATGTCCAAAACGTCCCGTCCAGATGAACTCCAGCGCCTGATCGGGGGTTCTCCTGCAGGAGCCGCTCAGGCAGGCATGGCAGCTCGCCATTAA
- a CDS encoding Fur family transcriptional regulator, whose amino-acid sequence MMAAPYTAASLKAELNEKGWRLTPQRETILQVFQNLPKGNHLSAEDLYNLLQEDGEAISLSTIYRTLKLMARMGILRELELAEGHKHYELNQPYPYHHHHLICVRCSKTIEFKSDPVLKIGAKTAQKEGYHLLDCQLTIHAVCPTCQRSLLPI is encoded by the coding sequence ATGATGGCTGCTCCTTATACCGCCGCTTCCCTGAAGGCAGAACTTAACGAGAAAGGCTGGCGCTTGACTCCTCAACGGGAGACAATTCTGCAAGTCTTCCAGAACCTGCCAAAGGGAAACCACCTCAGTGCTGAAGATCTCTACAATTTGTTGCAGGAGGATGGGGAGGCAATCAGCCTGTCCACTATTTATCGGACGCTAAAACTGATGGCACGGATGGGAATTTTGCGCGAACTTGAGTTAGCAGAGGGCCATAAACATTATGAACTGAACCAGCCCTATCCCTATCACCATCATCATCTAATTTGCGTGCGCTGTAGTAAAACTATTGAGTTTAAGAGTGACCCTGTCCTCAAAATTGGTGCAAAGACTGCCCAGAAAGAGGGCTATCACCTCCTGGACTGCCAACTGACGATCCATGCGGTCTGCCCGACCTGTCAGCGATCGCTGCTGCCTATTTGA
- a CDS encoding orange carotenoid protein N-terminal domain-containing protein, translating to MPFTIDSARSIFPGTLTADVVPATIARFNQLSAEDQLALIWFAYTEMGKTITVAAPGAASMVLAEGLLNQIRQMPPLEQAQAMCDLANRADTPICRAYAAFSANIKLGFWYQLGQWMEQGIVAPIPAGYKLSANASSVLQAIRELDAGQQITVLRNAVVDMGYDPSKLSGNRVLEPVVPPKEMAKRTQVTIEGVTNPTVLGYINNMNANDFDAVINLFAPEGALQPPFQKPIVGRDNVLRYLQEECQNLKLMPERGVSEPADDGFVQIKVTGKVQTPWFGAEVGMNMAWRFLLDPQGKIFFVAIDLLASPKELLNLIR from the coding sequence ATGCCATTTACCATCGACTCAGCTCGAAGTATATTTCCTGGCACACTGACAGCAGATGTTGTTCCAGCAACTATCGCCCGGTTTAACCAGCTCAGTGCTGAAGACCAGTTAGCTCTGATTTGGTTTGCTTACACCGAGATGGGAAAAACGATTACCGTTGCAGCCCCAGGTGCAGCCAGTATGGTGCTTGCTGAAGGGTTGTTAAATCAAATTCGGCAAATGCCTCCACTTGAACAGGCACAGGCCATGTGTGACCTGGCAAATCGGGCGGACACTCCAATTTGTCGTGCCTACGCCGCTTTCAGTGCCAATATTAAGTTGGGATTCTGGTATCAGCTTGGACAATGGATGGAGCAAGGGATTGTTGCTCCCATTCCAGCAGGCTATAAGCTTTCTGCAAATGCTTCATCTGTGTTGCAAGCTATTCGTGAATTAGATGCAGGGCAGCAAATTACGGTTCTGCGGAATGCGGTAGTGGATATGGGTTATGACCCCAGCAAACTGAGTGGCAACAGGGTTCTGGAACCAGTTGTACCTCCTAAGGAAATGGCAAAACGGACTCAGGTCACGATTGAGGGCGTAACTAACCCTACGGTGCTGGGGTATATCAACAACATGAATGCCAACGATTTTGATGCGGTCATCAATCTGTTTGCACCAGAAGGGGCGCTGCAACCTCCGTTCCAGAAACCAATTGTTGGGCGGGATAATGTCCTGCGGTATTTACAGGAAGAGTGCCAGAATCTAAAACTGATGCCAGAGCGCGGGGTTTCTGAACCTGCTGATGATGGCTTTGTCCAGATCAAAGTCACTGGAAAAGTGCAAACTCCCTGGTTCGGTGCAGAGGTTGGGATGAATATGGCCTGGCGATTCCTGCTGGATCCTCAAGGCAAGATTTTCTTTGTGGCGATCGACTTACTCGCTTCTCCCAAGGAATTGTTGAACTTGATTCGTTAA
- the scpB gene encoding SMC-Scp complex subunit ScpB: protein MSRLASTIEAILYLKAQPLAVSEIAEFAGCDRNAVEEGLIELMEDYARRDSALEVVETPDGYTLQLREPFHHLVQTLIPADLGVGALRTLAAIALKGPLSQPDLIELRGSGAYQHVQELVELGFVKKRRQSDGRSYWLQVTDKFRQYFQLSQLPDLDSLTKP from the coding sequence ATGTCCCGTCTTGCCAGCACCATCGAAGCCATTCTTTATCTCAAAGCACAGCCCCTCGCCGTCTCAGAAATTGCTGAGTTTGCCGGGTGCGATCGCAATGCAGTTGAAGAGGGACTGATCGAACTGATGGAAGACTATGCCCGCCGGGATAGCGCTCTGGAGGTGGTGGAAACTCCAGATGGCTATACCTTACAACTGCGGGAACCCTTTCATCATCTGGTTCAAACCTTAATTCCTGCCGATTTAGGGGTGGGGGCATTACGGACATTGGCGGCGATCGCCCTGAAAGGTCCCCTGTCCCAACCAGATTTAATCGAACTGCGCGGATCTGGTGCCTACCAACACGTCCAGGAACTGGTAGAACTGGGTTTTGTGAAAAAACGCAGACAATCAGATGGGCGCTCTTACTGGCTTCAGGTTACAGATAAGTTTCGCCAGTATTTTCAACTCAGCCAACTGCCAGACCTGGACAGCCTGACAAAACCGTAA
- a CDS encoding SH3 domain-containing protein, whose protein sequence is MRWSDLIKVLSGVFLAVVLIASGSFIAAQHVISQFTALPPKPTFPNDKPAPDDAKPAPGNQPASTADPVKVAGSPAPAKPSPIPSPFPSPSPNAQPSPPKTEASGYRAKIVLSQGLNLRGDPNRDAERVGGVDYNEQVIILEDSPDGEWQKVRIESSGQEGWIKSGYAERLN, encoded by the coding sequence ATGAGATGGTCTGATCTAATCAAAGTCTTGAGTGGGGTGTTTCTGGCAGTGGTCCTGATTGCTTCTGGCAGTTTCATTGCGGCACAACATGTCATATCTCAATTTACAGCCCTTCCACCTAAGCCAACCTTTCCGAACGACAAGCCTGCTCCTGATGATGCCAAGCCTGCTCCGGGCAACCAGCCTGCTTCCACAGCCGACCCTGTAAAGGTGGCAGGCAGTCCTGCCCCGGCTAAACCGTCTCCCATACCCAGTCCTTTTCCCAGCCCTTCTCCCAATGCTCAACCGTCTCCCCCAAAAACAGAAGCATCGGGTTACCGGGCGAAGATTGTGCTGTCTCAGGGATTAAACCTGAGAGGAGATCCCAACCGTGATGCAGAACGAGTTGGCGGGGTTGATTACAACGAACAGGTGATTATTCTTGAAGACAGTCCGGATGGAGAATGGCAAAAGGTGAGAATTGAGAGTAGCGGACAGGAAGGATGGATTAAATCGGGATATGCAGAGCGTCTAAATTGA
- a CDS encoding GspE/PulE family protein: protein MTNSPSSRRALVVQNNFSPFGNKLIQSGYVNNEQMQQALIESRKTGRSLTDVLESITGQQLPPDLLRQYKKQQLFELKILYGVESLDPEISQISTSQVSELIDSLISIDLCRRYRLVPLSKNDETNSVLVAMVDPDNLGAQDDLNRILRPQQLSLQRLVITSEDYQRLINRYLDEQVERQRQKEQEEKVDVQADLEELGYLDLQDAPDEADANLDVADAEAAPVIALVNKIMIKALQEGVSDIHIEPQEEYLRVRFRKDGVLRQAFDPFPKKIIPAVTARFKIIAQLDIAERRSPQDGRIRRIYDGRKIDFRVNTLPSRYGEKVVLRILDNSATQLGLDKLITDPESLQIVQEMVRRPFGLILVTGPTGSGKTTTLYSALAERNDPGVNISTAEDPIEYTLPGLTQVQVIREKGMDFAAILRAFLRQDPDVILVGETRDRETAKTAIEAALTGHLVLTTLHTNDAAGAIARLDEMGVEPFMVSGALIGVVAQRLVRRVCDECRIPYSPSREELARFGLSASRDGELTLYKANTLQPHEVQEARAKNELCPKCGGVGYKGRCGVYEIMRVTERLQNMINQGAPTDSIKEVAVEEGMQTLLAYSLNLVRNGYTTLEEVERVTFTDTGLESELRAKRKSSLTCKTCNADLKQEWLDCPYCMTPRFQD, encoded by the coding sequence ATGACTAACTCCCCATCGTCACGTCGCGCTCTTGTCGTACAAAACAATTTTTCTCCGTTCGGCAATAAGCTGATTCAGTCTGGCTACGTCAACAATGAGCAGATGCAGCAGGCTCTGATTGAAAGTCGGAAGACTGGCAGGTCCTTGACTGATGTTCTGGAGTCCATTACCGGCCAGCAGTTACCGCCTGATCTACTCCGCCAGTACAAAAAGCAACAGCTCTTTGAACTCAAAATTCTTTACGGCGTAGAGTCCCTCGATCCGGAGATTAGTCAAATCTCGACCAGTCAGGTTAGTGAGCTGATTGACAGCCTGATTTCAATCGACCTTTGCCGTCGCTACCGCCTGGTTCCATTGTCTAAGAACGATGAAACGAACAGTGTCTTAGTTGCAATGGTTGACCCAGACAATCTGGGTGCCCAGGATGACCTGAATCGGATTTTGCGCCCACAGCAGCTATCCTTACAACGGTTGGTAATCACCTCTGAAGATTATCAGCGGTTGATCAACCGCTACCTGGACGAACAGGTCGAGCGCCAGCGACAAAAAGAGCAGGAGGAGAAAGTTGACGTTCAGGCGGATCTGGAAGAACTGGGCTATCTCGATTTGCAAGATGCCCCGGATGAAGCGGATGCCAATTTAGATGTGGCGGATGCTGAAGCGGCTCCGGTTATTGCCCTGGTCAATAAAATTATGATCAAGGCTCTCCAGGAGGGGGTTTCCGACATTCATATTGAACCTCAAGAGGAGTATCTGCGGGTTCGCTTCCGTAAAGATGGGGTGCTGCGGCAGGCCTTTGATCCATTTCCCAAAAAGATTATTCCGGCTGTGACCGCCCGCTTCAAAATTATTGCCCAACTGGATATTGCTGAACGTCGATCGCCTCAGGATGGGCGGATTCGTCGAATTTACGACGGACGCAAAATTGACTTCCGGGTTAACACGCTCCCCAGTCGTTACGGTGAGAAAGTGGTGCTGCGGATTCTGGATAACTCAGCAACCCAGTTGGGGCTGGATAAGTTGATTACAGATCCAGAATCGCTCCAGATCGTTCAAGAAATGGTGCGGCGACCCTTTGGGTTGATTCTGGTAACAGGTCCCACGGGTTCTGGTAAAACGACAACGCTCTATTCTGCTCTGGCTGAGAGAAATGACCCTGGGGTCAACATCAGCACGGCGGAAGACCCGATTGAATATACCCTACCGGGGCTGACTCAGGTGCAGGTAATCCGTGAGAAGGGGATGGACTTTGCCGCCATCTTGAGAGCTTTCCTGCGGCAAGACCCGGATGTGATTCTGGTGGGTGAAACACGCGACCGGGAAACGGCAAAAACGGCAATTGAGGCAGCACTTACCGGACACCTGGTTTTGACAACCCTGCATACCAATGACGCGGCTGGCGCGATCGCCCGTCTGGATGAAATGGGGGTGGAACCTTTCATGGTTTCTGGGGCACTGATTGGTGTCGTTGCCCAGCGCCTGGTGCGGCGAGTCTGCGATGAATGCCGCATCCCTTACAGTCCCTCCAGAGAAGAACTGGCCAGATTTGGTCTGTCCGCATCGAGAGATGGCGAACTTACCCTTTACAAAGCCAATACTCTCCAACCTCATGAGGTTCAGGAAGCCCGCGCCAAAAACGAGCTTTGCCCTAAATGTGGCGGTGTTGGGTATAAGGGACGTTGCGGGGTGTACGAAATCATGCGTGTGACTGAGCGCCTGCAAAACATGATTAACCAGGGTGCTCCCACCGACAGCATCAAAGAGGTGGCGGTCGAAGAAGGCATGCAAACCCTGCTGGCTTATAGCCTCAACCTGGTTCGGAATGGTTATACTACGCTGGAAGAGGTTGAGCGTGTGACCTTTACGGATACTGGACTGGAATCTGAACTGAGAGCCAAGCGCAAATCCTCTCTCACCTGCAAAACCTGTAATGCAGACCTCAAACAGGAATGGCTGGACTGCCCCTACTGTATGACACCCCGCTTCCAGGATTAA
- the grpE gene encoding nucleotide exchange factor GrpE encodes MQNSAAESLEGVQETAVTSPEETVGAETAPASEVSGAVEGDPSGVAKGTDTDTTETGVDQADEFDYTAAITALTNEIKSLKLQLEERTGQCVRIAADFDNYRKRTQREREELELQIKCSTINELLPVVDNFERARSQIKPQTEQETSIHKSYQSVYKQLVECLKRIGVAPMRSEGKEFDPNLHEAVMRQPTDEYPEGTVLEEMQRGYMLGEKVLRHALVKVAAAPEPVLASEEANQGGSEG; translated from the coding sequence ATGCAAAATTCAGCAGCAGAATCCTTGGAAGGTGTTCAGGAGACAGCGGTGACCTCTCCAGAAGAAACGGTTGGTGCAGAAACCGCTCCAGCATCAGAGGTCTCAGGTGCAGTAGAGGGAGACCCTTCAGGGGTGGCAAAGGGCACTGATACGGACACGACTGAAACTGGCGTCGATCAGGCGGATGAGTTTGACTACACCGCTGCGATCACAGCCCTGACCAACGAAATTAAATCCCTCAAGTTGCAGCTAGAAGAGCGAACGGGTCAGTGTGTTCGCATCGCGGCTGATTTTGATAACTACCGGAAGCGAACCCAGCGAGAACGGGAGGAACTGGAACTGCAAATTAAGTGCTCCACGATCAATGAATTGCTACCAGTTGTTGATAATTTTGAACGTGCCCGTTCCCAGATTAAACCCCAGACCGAGCAGGAAACGAGCATCCACAAAAGCTATCAAAGTGTCTATAAGCAGTTGGTAGAATGCCTCAAGCGAATTGGGGTTGCTCCCATGCGGTCTGAAGGCAAAGAATTTGATCCCAACTTGCATGAAGCTGTGATGCGGCAGCCAACAGATGAATATCCTGAGGGTACTGTACTTGAGGAAATGCAGCGAGGATACATGTTAGGTGAAAAGGTCTTGCGTCATGCTCTGGTCAAAGTTGCCGCCGCCCCAGAGCCAGTGTTAGCTTCTGAAGAAGCGAATCAGGGTGGTTCCGAGGGTTAG
- a CDS encoding type II secretion system F family protein → MPTFVARVQDAKGNARREKIVAETISDARTALREKGLFIQELKQDEGLSMNFDMKKLKTSMASVSVKDKAVFSRQFAALVNAGVAMVRGLGVLSEQCQNPKLKNALMEISADVQQGMNLSDAMRKHPQCFDNLYTSMIQAGEVGGVLDEVLNRLAKLLEDIARLQNQIKSAMAYPVTVGILATIIFIAMTVFLLPIFANIFKEIGTELPAFTQMMLGISEFLRSPNVLILIILIPVALFAYRQYYKTRAGRETMDRLFLKLPLFGDLIQKTATARFCRTFGALTRSGVPILTCLEIVRDTAGNQVIANAVDEARREIQTGGLISIALQKEQVFPLMAIQMISIGEETGEIDKMLMKVADFYEDEVEQAVKALTSIMEPIMIIFLGGMVGSILLSMYLPMFAVFEKLG, encoded by the coding sequence ATGCCTACCTTCGTTGCCCGCGTTCAAGACGCTAAAGGGAATGCCCGGAGAGAGAAAATTGTTGCTGAAACTATTTCAGACGCACGGACTGCTCTGCGTGAGAAAGGGCTTTTCATTCAAGAGTTGAAGCAGGATGAAGGTCTGTCAATGAACTTCGATATGAAGAAGTTGAAGACCTCGATGGCTTCAGTGTCCGTCAAGGACAAGGCCGTCTTTTCACGCCAGTTTGCGGCACTGGTCAATGCTGGGGTGGCAATGGTCCGAGGGTTGGGGGTGTTGTCTGAGCAATGCCAGAACCCGAAGTTGAAAAATGCGCTGATGGAAATCAGTGCGGATGTGCAGCAGGGGATGAACCTCTCAGATGCAATGCGGAAACATCCCCAATGCTTCGATAACCTTTACACCAGTATGATTCAGGCAGGAGAAGTGGGTGGGGTGCTGGATGAAGTCCTCAACCGTCTGGCCAAGTTGCTGGAAGATATTGCCCGGTTGCAAAACCAGATCAAGTCTGCCATGGCTTACCCGGTGACCGTTGGCATTCTGGCAACAATTATTTTCATTGCAATGACGGTATTTTTGTTACCTATTTTTGCCAATATCTTTAAGGAAATTGGAACGGAACTTCCCGCATTCACTCAAATGATGTTGGGGATTAGTGAATTTTTGCGAAGTCCAAACGTCCTGATTTTGATTATTCTGATTCCTGTGGCACTGTTTGCCTATCGGCAATACTACAAAACCCGGGCTGGACGGGAAACGATGGACCGCCTGTTCCTGAAACTGCCTCTATTTGGTGACCTGATTCAAAAAACGGCAACTGCTCGCTTCTGCCGAACCTTTGGGGCACTGACCCGTTCTGGCGTTCCTATTTTGACCTGCCTGGAAATTGTTCGAGATACAGCAGGCAACCAGGTGATTGCAAATGCAGTAGACGAAGCCCGGCGGGAAATTCAAACCGGAGGACTTATCAGCATTGCCCTCCAGAAGGAGCAGGTTTTCCCACTGATGGCAATTCAGATGATCAGCATTGGGGAAGAAACCGGAGAGATCGATAAGATGCTGATGAAAGTGGCAGATTTTTATGAAGATGAGGTGGAGCAGGCGGTAAAGGCTTTAACCAGCATCATGGAGCCGATTATGATCATCTTCCTGGGAGGAATGGTGGGTTCGATCCTTCTGTCAATGTATCTGCCCATGTTCGCTGTGTTTGAGAAGTTGGGTTAG
- a CDS encoding AAA family ATPase, whose protein sequence is MSFSDEFELLLRARYPLIYIPTREEERIETAIAHSAKQLGNRAVYIWDFVDGYQGNPNDAGFGKRNPLQALEFVEKLPAAAAAVFVLRDFHRFLEDISVSRKLRNLARLLKSQPKNLVIISPQVTIPDELSEVLTVLDFPLPAAAEIHIEVERLLAATGHPLEGRALDDLVRSCQGLSLERIRRVLARAIATHGELRPEDVDLILEEKRQTIRQTQILDFYPTTANISDIGGLDNLKDWLLRRGGAFSERARQYGLPHPRGLLLVGIQGTGKSLTAKAIAHHWHLPLLRLDVGRLFAGLVGESESRTRQMIQLAEALAPCILWIDEIDKAFSGVDSKGDAGTTSRVFGTFITWMAEKTSPVFVVATANNIQSLPPEMLRKGRFDEIFFVGLPTQDERQAIFSVHLARLRPHNLKQYDVERLAYETPDFSGAEIEQILIEAMHIGFSQNRDFTTDDILEAASQVVPLARTAQEQIQFLQEWAAAGKARLASKHSSLSNRIQRQMQQPD, encoded by the coding sequence ATGAGCTTTAGCGATGAGTTTGAGTTACTGCTGCGAGCGCGGTATCCACTGATTTATATTCCTACTCGTGAAGAAGAGCGGATTGAAACCGCGATCGCCCATTCAGCCAAACAGCTTGGCAACCGGGCGGTTTACATCTGGGATTTTGTCGATGGCTACCAGGGAAATCCCAACGATGCCGGTTTTGGGAAACGGAATCCCCTGCAAGCCCTGGAGTTTGTTGAAAAATTGCCTGCCGCTGCTGCTGCCGTCTTTGTTCTGCGAGACTTTCATCGATTTTTGGAAGATATTTCTGTTTCCCGTAAATTGCGGAACCTGGCACGTTTACTCAAGTCCCAACCGAAGAATCTGGTGATTATTTCGCCCCAGGTCACCATTCCTGACGAGTTGAGTGAGGTCCTGACGGTCCTCGATTTTCCCCTCCCAGCCGCTGCCGAGATCCACATAGAAGTGGAACGCCTGCTGGCAGCCACCGGACATCCCCTTGAAGGGCGGGCATTGGATGATCTGGTGCGCTCCTGCCAGGGACTTTCCCTGGAGCGCATCCGGCGAGTGCTGGCACGAGCGATCGCGACTCATGGTGAACTCCGCCCTGAAGACGTTGACTTAATTCTGGAGGAAAAACGGCAAACCATCCGCCAGACTCAAATTCTTGATTTTTACCCCACCACCGCCAATATTTCTGACATTGGTGGGCTGGATAACCTGAAAGATTGGCTCCTGCGACGCGGGGGGGCATTTTCCGAACGGGCACGTCAGTATGGCTTACCCCATCCGCGTGGGCTGCTGCTGGTAGGCATTCAGGGCACTGGAAAATCCCTGACGGCGAAGGCGATCGCCCACCACTGGCATTTGCCTCTCCTGCGCCTGGATGTGGGACGTTTATTTGCCGGCCTGGTCGGGGAGTCTGAATCACGCACCCGCCAGATGATTCAATTAGCAGAAGCCCTGGCTCCCTGCATCCTGTGGATTGATGAAATTGATAAGGCATTCTCCGGGGTAGACAGCAAAGGGGATGCCGGAACCACCAGCCGCGTCTTTGGCACCTTTATCACCTGGATGGCAGAAAAAACTTCGCCGGTATTTGTTGTGGCTACCGCGAACAACATTCAATCCCTTCCACCAGAAATGCTGAGGAAGGGGCGGTTTGACGAAATCTTTTTCGTGGGTCTGCCTACCCAGGATGAGCGGCAGGCAATCTTCTCCGTCCATCTTGCTCGCCTGCGCCCCCACAACCTGAAACAGTATGATGTGGAGCGACTTGCCTATGAAACGCCGGACTTTTCTGGTGCAGAAATTGAGCAAATCCTGATTGAGGCAATGCATATCGGATTCAGTCAGAACCGTGACTTTACCACGGACGATATTCTAGAAGCCGCCAGTCAGGTTGTTCCCCTAGCACGAACTGCTCAGGAACAAATTCAGTTTTTGCAGGAATGGGCCGCCGCTGGCAAAGCCCGCCTTGCTTCAAAACACAGTAGCCTCAGTAATCGCATCCAGCGACAGATGCAGCAGCCAGATTAG